The following proteins are co-located in the Rippkaea orientalis PCC 8801 genome:
- a CDS encoding flavin monoamine oxidase family protein yields the protein MVHSPAFQGLIRLFKKAYQENLSTRYPIHWTRRRFLRRMILATGSAVTTTALGNLRHAHSQTKTPRIAIIGGGIAGLNAAYQLKKQGYLATVYEARNRLGGRIDTRTNIFDKGLYLDFGGVFVNSDHQDILDLVDELNLSLFNFLEVTKTLPMPASAYYFKKQYRTEAELAKQLRPLAQQIAKDATLMEEDFLQWGVFFDRLSVADYLQQHANKIPTPWLRVLIENAIRSEYGVESSEASSLQLMFLLPKVEGDTVEILGSSDEAYMIKGGSSQIINGLVNRLPQQIKTRKILTKVAENNQRFYLTFSDKEVVEVDYVILAIPITLLKTIEFKVQLPRKFKQFISEVNLGNNRKIFARFNKKVWQKNKHFSKEIWTDLGYSMAWESILQIPNRVDGVLTFFHGGKDANKTLQSPTHYKSELIDSLNLAIPQIKSAVSGQFIQTNWIEDRFTKGSYTNFKPGQLSEFAEFFYIESELPNERQTVAVGNLIFAGEQFSDDFYGYMNGGAQTGRLAAEVVAQNLKINSVNS from the coding sequence ATGGTTCACTCACCTGCTTTTCAGGGACTCATTCGTCTTTTTAAAAAAGCTTATCAAGAAAATTTATCAACCCGTTATCCCATTCATTGGACTCGCCGACGCTTTCTGCGTAGAATGATATTAGCAACGGGTAGCGCAGTGACGACAACTGCTTTAGGTAATTTACGTCATGCACACAGTCAGACAAAAACACCCCGTATTGCTATTATTGGTGGAGGAATTGCGGGTTTAAACGCTGCTTATCAATTAAAAAAACAAGGCTATTTAGCAACGGTTTATGAGGCAAGAAATCGATTAGGCGGGAGAATAGATACGCGAACAAATATTTTTGATAAAGGATTATATCTTGATTTTGGGGGAGTTTTTGTTAATAGTGATCATCAAGATATTTTAGACTTAGTTGATGAGTTAAATCTGAGTTTATTTAATTTTTTAGAAGTTACTAAAACCTTGCCAATGCCAGCGAGTGCCTATTATTTTAAAAAGCAGTATCGAACCGAAGCAGAATTGGCTAAACAATTGCGTCCTCTAGCTCAACAAATTGCTAAGGATGCTACTTTAATGGAGGAAGATTTTTTACAATGGGGAGTATTTTTTGATCGACTTTCTGTCGCTGATTATTTACAACAACACGCTAACAAAATTCCTACCCCTTGGTTACGGGTTTTAATTGAAAATGCTATCCGTTCCGAATATGGGGTAGAAAGTTCAGAAGCGTCTTCTCTTCAGTTAATGTTTCTTTTACCAAAAGTAGAAGGAGATACCGTTGAAATCTTAGGGAGTAGTGATGAAGCTTATATGATTAAAGGAGGAAGTAGCCAAATTATAAACGGGTTAGTAAACCGTCTTCCACAACAAATAAAAACGAGAAAAATTCTGACGAAAGTAGCAGAAAATAACCAAAGATTTTATCTGACTTTTTCTGACAAAGAAGTAGTAGAAGTCGATTATGTTATTTTGGCTATTCCTATAACTCTACTCAAGACAATTGAGTTTAAAGTTCAATTACCGCGCAAGTTTAAACAGTTTATTTCAGAAGTCAATTTAGGAAATAATCGTAAAATTTTTGCTCGATTTAATAAAAAAGTATGGCAAAAAAATAAGCATTTTTCTAAGGAGATTTGGACAGACTTGGGCTATTCAATGGCATGGGAATCAATTCTACAAATTCCCAACAGAGTTGATGGAGTTTTAACCTTCTTTCATGGGGGAAAAGATGCCAATAAAACCCTACAATCTCCTACTCATTATAAAAGCGAACTCATCGATAGTTTAAACTTAGCTATTCCTCAGATAAAATCGGCTGTATCTGGGCAATTTATACAAACTAATTGGATAGAAGATCGCTTTACGAAAGGGTCTTATACTAACTTTAAACCTGGACAACTTTCTGAGTTTGCTGAGTTTTTCTATATTGAATCAGAGTTACCTAATGAACGTCAAACTGTTGCCGTTGGTAATCTTATTTTTGCTGGTGAACAATTTAGTGATGACTTTTATGGGTACATGAATGGGGGAGCCCAAACCGGTAGATTAGCGGCTGAAGTTGTGGCACAAAACCTTAAAATTAATTCGGTGAATAGCTAA
- the glmM gene encoding phosphoglucosamine mutase — protein MVSSLSRNGNSHHNGVNVAITSGFSTKLAPLPNGPLFGTDGIRGKAGDLLTAPFALELGFWAGQVLKANKVTPGPVIIGQDSRNSSDMLAMAMAAGLTSAGLEVWNLGLCPTPCVAHLTRISQAMGGIMISASHNPPEDNGIKFFNHEGTKLSQTLAQQIEDGLRGHLSFDRDRNREWGKTYHQANLVDTYCQFLQETLPENLDLQGMRVVLDLAWGASVEVAPKLFKALGAEVICLHDRPDGNRINVNCGSTHLDLLQQAIKEHQADLGFAFDGDADRVMAVDSQGRVVDGDYILYLWGKHLLEQGKLPHNLLIGTVMANLGFERAWEALGGQLMRTAVGDRHVQAQMWETGAILGGEQSGHIICHHHSFSGDGVQTALHLAALVRQSGESLATLVNESFQTYPQILRNIRVEDRDRRRYWQECTPVMEAVNQAEAAMGNTGRILVRPSGTEPLIRVMVESCSADDANYWVNYLVNVVEQHLAN, from the coding sequence ATGGTCAGTTCCTTGTCGCGTAACGGAAATAGTCATCATAATGGTGTTAATGTCGCCATAACGTCGGGTTTTTCAACAAAATTAGCCCCCCTACCTAACGGGCCTTTATTTGGAACCGATGGGATTCGGGGGAAAGCAGGAGATTTATTAACCGCCCCCTTTGCCCTAGAATTAGGATTTTGGGCAGGACAAGTCCTCAAAGCCAATAAAGTGACCCCAGGACCGGTTATTATTGGCCAAGATTCGCGTAACTCTAGCGATATGTTAGCGATGGCCATGGCTGCCGGGTTAACCTCTGCCGGGTTAGAAGTCTGGAATTTAGGCTTGTGCCCAACTCCGTGTGTCGCCCATTTAACCCGCATTAGTCAAGCTATGGGTGGTATTATGATTTCTGCGAGTCATAACCCCCCCGAAGACAACGGAATCAAGTTTTTTAACCACGAAGGCACAAAATTAAGCCAAACCCTTGCACAACAAATTGAAGACGGACTGCGGGGTCATCTTTCTTTTGATCGCGATCGCAATAGAGAATGGGGGAAAACCTATCATCAAGCGAATTTAGTCGATACTTACTGTCAATTTTTACAGGAAACCCTGCCCGAAAACCTGGACTTACAGGGAATGCGCGTTGTTTTAGACCTCGCTTGGGGAGCATCGGTGGAAGTCGCCCCGAAACTGTTTAAAGCCTTGGGGGCTGAGGTCATTTGTTTACACGATCGCCCCGACGGCAATCGCATTAATGTCAATTGTGGATCGACCCATTTAGACCTACTGCAACAAGCCATCAAGGAACATCAAGCAGACTTAGGGTTTGCTTTTGATGGAGATGCTGACCGTGTGATGGCTGTCGATAGTCAAGGCCGGGTTGTAGATGGGGACTACATTCTTTATCTGTGGGGTAAACATCTGCTAGAACAAGGAAAATTGCCCCATAATCTGCTGATTGGGACGGTCATGGCGAATTTAGGCTTTGAACGGGCTTGGGAGGCATTAGGGGGTCAACTGATGCGGACAGCAGTAGGCGATCGCCATGTTCAAGCGCAAATGTGGGAAACTGGGGCAATACTTGGGGGAGAACAGTCGGGACATATCATCTGTCATCACCACAGTTTTTCTGGGGATGGGGTTCAAACCGCCCTTCATTTAGCGGCTTTAGTTCGTCAGTCTGGAGAGTCCCTAGCGACGTTGGTTAACGAGAGTTTCCAAACCTATCCCCAAATTCTACGGAATATTCGGGTTGAAGACCGCGATCGTCGTCGTTATTGGCAAGAATGTACGCCAGTGATGGAAGCAGTTAACCAAGCAGAAGCAGCCATGGGCAATACGGGTCGGATCTTGGTTCGTCCGTCAGGAACTGAACCCCTAATTCGGGTGATGGTTGAGTCTTGCAGTGCTGATGATGCTAATTATTGGGTTAATTATCTGGTTAATGTGGTTGAACAACATTTAGCTAATTGA
- a CDS encoding ATP-binding protein: protein MLGIISHTSINSLRYIQLINIGAVFSYLLGTGILLILIGIVITIWWYCFRSSGHQLEEAKSALEASESRYQAIVEDQTELICRFRQDGTVTFVNQAYCRYFNLTPEQIVGKSFLPLIPAENQEKVSQDLKGLTQQNPVIIHEHQVIAPTGEMGWHQWTNRGIFDDKGQVREIQAVGRDITQLKQIEAELRQTLEKEKTLNQIAERIRESLDIEDILNKTCEETRQILECDRVAVYQFKPDWSGEFIAESVALGWVPLVGETVKKVWQDTFLQRTKGGRYKYNQIFAVKDIYTAGHQQCHLDLLEQFQARAYLIIPIFVQNQLWGLLASYQNSAPRDWSPQNIKLLKQISIQLGLALQQGELLSQLQKTKNAAEAANRAKSQFLAHMSHELRTPLNAILGFSQLLNHDSTLNEEQQEYIDIINRSGEHLLALIQDILDMAKIEAGQITLQRNSFNLHRLIQTLEQMFYLKAQDKGLQLFVEIDPSIPAYILTDEGKLRQVLINLLSNAIKFTQRGQIILRVSEKPDPETPYLLFEVEDSGPGIECDEAPKLFNPFFQTELGRKTQEGTGLGLAISRHFVSIMGGSLWVSCPLSGGTLFHFDLPVEFACSEESCPPKSPGRIVGLGTDQPSYRLLVVEDHPTNRQVLVNLLEPIGFQVKTADNGQEAVELWETWHPHLIWMDLHLPIMDGYEATRQIKAKMEKFPLDIYPTKIIALTASAFAQERSAMLALGCDDFVTKPFSEGIILDKIAQHLGVCYRYEQSPKALKNRQIIPVKDLRDLKSQLKKMPLNWQKELYQGAASADAETILHLIEKLPPDQTLLDKALNDLVNNFSFDLIMDLADTRR from the coding sequence TTGCTAGGAATAATAAGTCATACCAGTATAAATAGTCTACGCTATATCCAACTGATCAATATTGGGGCGGTTTTTTCTTATCTATTAGGGACAGGAATATTATTAATATTAATCGGTATTGTCATCACTATTTGGTGGTATTGTTTCCGCAGTTCAGGACATCAACTCGAAGAAGCCAAATCAGCCCTAGAAGCGAGTGAATCCCGCTATCAAGCCATCGTTGAAGATCAAACAGAACTGATTTGTCGTTTTCGTCAAGATGGGACAGTAACCTTTGTTAATCAAGCCTATTGTCGTTACTTTAATCTGACTCCCGAACAAATTGTAGGAAAATCTTTTTTGCCCCTAATTCCAGCAGAAAATCAAGAAAAAGTCTCGCAGGATCTTAAGGGCTTAACGCAACAAAATCCGGTTATTATCCACGAACATCAAGTTATTGCTCCCACAGGAGAAATGGGTTGGCATCAATGGACAAATCGAGGGATTTTTGATGACAAGGGTCAAGTCAGAGAAATCCAAGCCGTAGGGCGCGATATCACTCAACTCAAGCAAATAGAAGCCGAATTACGCCAAACCTTAGAAAAGGAAAAGACCCTCAACCAGATAGCTGAACGCATTCGTGAAAGCTTAGATATTGAAGATATTCTCAATAAAACCTGTGAAGAAACCCGTCAGATTTTGGAATGCGATCGCGTCGCAGTCTATCAATTTAAGCCCGATTGGAGTGGAGAATTTATCGCCGAATCCGTTGCCCTGGGATGGGTTCCCTTAGTGGGAGAAACTGTCAAGAAAGTGTGGCAAGATACTTTCCTCCAACGCACCAAAGGAGGACGTTATAAATACAACCAAATTTTTGCCGTCAAAGATATCTACACCGCCGGACACCAACAATGTCATCTAGATCTCCTCGAACAATTCCAAGCTAGAGCCTATCTAATTATCCCAATCTTTGTCCAAAATCAGCTTTGGGGTTTACTAGCGAGTTATCAAAATTCAGCCCCCCGTGATTGGAGTCCCCAAAATATTAAACTTCTCAAACAGATTAGCATTCAATTAGGACTGGCTTTACAACAAGGAGAATTACTGAGCCAACTGCAAAAAACCAAAAACGCCGCCGAAGCAGCCAACCGAGCAAAAAGTCAATTTCTCGCCCACATGAGCCATGAATTAAGAACTCCCCTCAATGCCATTTTAGGCTTTAGTCAACTCCTCAACCATGACTCCACCTTGAATGAAGAACAACAAGAATACATCGACATTATTAACCGCAGTGGAGAACATTTATTAGCCTTAATTCAAGATATTTTAGACATGGCCAAAATTGAGGCCGGACAAATCACCTTACAACGCAACAGCTTTAATCTCCATCGCCTCATTCAAACCCTAGAGCAGATGTTTTATCTGAAAGCCCAAGATAAAGGCCTGCAACTGTTCGTCGAAATCGATCCCAGTATTCCCGCTTATATCCTCACCGATGAAGGAAAATTGCGCCAAGTCCTCATTAATCTCCTCAGTAACGCCATCAAATTTACTCAAAGGGGGCAAATTATCCTACGAGTCTCCGAAAAACCCGACCCAGAGACTCCCTATCTGCTATTTGAAGTCGAAGACAGTGGGCCAGGGATCGAGTGCGATGAAGCCCCCAAACTTTTTAACCCCTTCTTTCAAACCGAACTAGGACGCAAAACCCAAGAAGGAACCGGGTTAGGGTTAGCCATTAGTCGTCACTTTGTCAGTATCATGGGGGGATCTTTATGGGTGAGTTGTCCCCTAAGCGGAGGAACCCTCTTTCATTTTGACCTGCCTGTAGAATTTGCCTGTTCCGAAGAGAGCTGTCCCCCAAAAAGCCCTGGACGTATCGTGGGACTAGGGACAGATCAACCCTCCTATCGCCTGCTAGTGGTGGAAGATCACCCCACCAACCGACAAGTCTTGGTCAACTTGCTAGAACCGATCGGTTTTCAAGTGAAAACCGCCGACAACGGACAAGAAGCCGTTGAATTATGGGAAACGTGGCATCCCCACCTCATTTGGATGGATTTACATCTCCCTATCATGGACGGCTATGAGGCCACCCGACAAATTAAAGCGAAAATGGAGAAATTTCCCCTAGATATTTATCCCACTAAAATTATTGCCCTAACTGCCAGTGCCTTTGCCCAAGAACGGTCAGCCATGTTAGCCCTGGGCTGCGATGATTTTGTGACCAAGCCCTTCTCTGAGGGGATTATCCTCGATAAGATCGCCCAACATTTAGGGGTATGCTACCGCTATGAACAGTCTCCCAAAGCTCTAAAAAATCGGCAAATTATCCCCGTTAAGGATCTGCGAGACCTAAAAAGTCAACTGAAAAAAATGCCCCTGAATTGGCAAAAAGAGCTTTATCAAGGGGCAGCCTCCGCCGATGCGGAAACCATTTTGCACCTCATTGAAAAACTTCCTCCCGATCAAACTTTGTTGGACAAAGCCCTTAACGATTTGGTCAATAATTTCAGTTTTGATCTGATAATGGACTTAGCAGACACTCGTCGGTGA
- a CDS encoding EAL domain-containing response regulator, whose protein sequence is MTTPSASLPPANILIVDDKPTNLRILSTMLTKQGYKVRAVVSGKMAITAAQNQPPDLILLDIKMPELDGYRVCELLQAEEKTRHIPVIFLSALQDGGDKMKAFQAGGVDYITKPFQFEEVLARVSTHLALQATRRELRQLNAQLEQQVKERTAALEKAQQKLSYDALHDPLTGLPNRSLFLERVGRSLQRAQEEKDYSFAVLSLDLDRFKVVNESDGHRVGDRLLVAISRTLETLVGSTDTVARLGGDEFAILLEKIADVNEAIRTTQTIKKQFVSPFQLTEREIFTSPSIGLTFSSPKYKHPEEILRDADIAMARAKQKGRGRYEVFDEEMHTQALKLLNLETDLRRAIENQEFLVYYQPIMALEKTKIVGFEALIRWQHPKKGFISPGEFIPIAEETGLIIPIGQIVLKEACQQLKTWQEKLPKAKNLTISVNLSSQQLKEPEILQHIDHSLNVTGLQPESLKLEITESLLMENADVATTLLRQLKERKIQISLDDFGTGYSSLSYLHRFPVDTLKIDRSFVNCIGKPEENLTIIQSIMALAHNLDMDVVAEGIETEKQLTFLKFLECEFGQGYFFSKPLPSHEVENQFLL, encoded by the coding sequence ATGACTACCCCATCTGCCTCTCTTCCTCCGGCTAATATCTTGATTGTTGATGATAAACCCACTAATCTGCGGATTTTATCAACAATGCTCACCAAACAAGGCTACAAAGTGCGAGCGGTAGTGAGCGGCAAAATGGCGATCACCGCTGCCCAAAACCAGCCCCCGGATTTAATATTGCTCGATATCAAAATGCCGGAGCTCGACGGCTATCGAGTCTGCGAACTGTTACAAGCCGAAGAAAAAACCCGCCATATTCCCGTTATCTTCCTCAGTGCCTTGCAAGATGGGGGAGATAAGATGAAAGCCTTTCAAGCGGGAGGGGTAGACTATATTACCAAACCCTTCCAATTTGAAGAAGTCTTAGCACGAGTCTCCACCCATTTAGCCCTACAAGCGACACGCCGTGAATTGCGACAGTTGAATGCCCAACTCGAACAACAAGTGAAAGAACGGACGGCAGCCCTAGAAAAAGCCCAACAAAAACTCAGTTATGATGCCCTCCATGACCCCTTGACAGGATTGCCCAATCGGTCTTTATTTTTAGAAAGGGTGGGGCGATCACTACAACGGGCTCAAGAAGAAAAGGATTATTCTTTTGCGGTGTTGAGTTTGGATCTTGACCGCTTTAAAGTGGTTAATGAAAGTGATGGCCATAGGGTAGGCGATCGCTTATTAGTAGCCATTAGTCGTACATTAGAAACCTTAGTCGGTTCAACAGATACCGTCGCCCGGTTAGGGGGAGATGAATTCGCTATCCTCCTCGAAAAAATTGCCGATGTCAATGAAGCTATTAGAACAACCCAAACGATTAAAAAGCAATTTGTCTCACCGTTTCAGCTAACAGAACGGGAAATTTTTACCAGTCCTAGTATTGGCTTAACCTTCAGTTCTCCTAAATACAAGCACCCGGAAGAAATTCTACGGGATGCGGATATTGCTATGGCACGGGCAAAACAAAAGGGACGGGGACGCTATGAAGTTTTTGATGAGGAAATGCACACCCAAGCCCTAAAATTATTAAACCTAGAAACTGATCTACGTCGGGCAATTGAAAATCAAGAGTTTCTCGTTTATTATCAGCCGATCATGGCTTTAGAAAAAACAAAAATAGTTGGTTTTGAAGCGTTGATTCGTTGGCAACATCCCAAGAAAGGATTTATTTCTCCAGGGGAGTTTATTCCCATCGCTGAAGAAACAGGGTTAATTATTCCCATCGGACAAATTGTTCTGAAAGAAGCTTGTCAGCAGTTAAAAACTTGGCAAGAAAAATTACCCAAAGCTAAAAATTTGACCATCAGTGTTAATTTATCGAGTCAACAACTCAAAGAACCCGAAATTCTTCAACATATTGACCATAGCTTAAACGTTACGGGATTGCAGCCAGAGAGTTTAAAGTTAGAAATTACCGAAAGTTTGTTGATGGAAAATGCTGACGTAGCAACGACCCTTTTAAGGCAACTAAAAGAGAGAAAAATTCAAATTTCTCTGGATGATTTTGGCACAGGATATTCTTCATTAAGCTATCTGCATCGTTTCCCCGTTGATACCCTAAAAATTGATCGTTCTTTTGTTAATTGTATTGGCAAACCTGAAGAAAATTTAACCATTATTCAATCAATTATGGCCTTAGCTCATAATTTGGATATGGATGTTGTAGCAGAAGGGATTGAAACAGAAAAACAATTGACTTTTTTAAAGTTCTTAGAATGTGAGTTCGGACAAGGATACTTTTTTAGTAAACCTTTACCTTCCCATGAAGTTGAAAATCAGTTTTTATTGTAA